The Desmonostoc muscorum LEGE 12446 genome includes a region encoding these proteins:
- a CDS encoding dihydrolipoyl dehydrogenase family protein, which translates to MTIDYDVVIIGGSLTGYHAALAASQLRATVALVQPEVDFGFIHHHALSEIAKLAQKLGNAAGFGIHATHTDTSEKCHISLAWQEAMLYAQAVASNLEEQHSPATLAAQGVDVIVGTGQFQSSSQLAFVVNNRLLRARTYLLASGSRPEIPEIEGLEATGYLTLANIWQYLNKVTLPKNWVIIGGIPQSIEIAQTLARFGCNVTLVVKHPYVLPHIDPDIAIVLQAQLEVEGVRVLTAKAVTQVRRIDDKKWLQAGDKAIETDEILVATGQQPNLESLNLATVGVKWHGRRLVVNDKLQTTNHRIYACGDVIGGYDFANIANYEAKIALKNALFFPRLRVNYRCIPWGIFSVPVMVQVGLTEAQAKGQFRRDEFLVLRQYFKTVAAAQLRDETTGICKLIVLRNGEILGASILGSEAGELINLIALAMSEKIKIKDLANFSPIYPSFSEILEQTVREWNKQKLNSNIALQDLLEGFFHFRRNWNL; encoded by the coding sequence ATGACTATTGATTACGATGTCGTAATTATTGGTGGCAGTCTTACTGGATATCACGCTGCCCTCGCTGCCAGCCAACTACGTGCTACAGTCGCCTTGGTGCAACCGGAAGTAGACTTCGGGTTTATTCATCATCACGCTCTGAGCGAAATTGCTAAACTGGCACAAAAATTGGGTAATGCAGCTGGTTTTGGTATTCATGCCACACACACTGATACCTCAGAAAAATGCCACATATCTCTGGCATGGCAGGAAGCGATGCTATATGCTCAAGCCGTTGCCTCAAATCTGGAAGAACAGCATTCTCCTGCCACCCTAGCCGCCCAGGGAGTCGATGTCATTGTTGGGACTGGGCAATTTCAATCCTCGTCCCAACTAGCTTTTGTTGTTAACAATCGCTTACTACGGGCACGGACATATTTGCTGGCTAGTGGTTCGCGTCCAGAAATTCCGGAAATTGAAGGATTAGAAGCTACGGGCTATCTTACGCTAGCTAATATTTGGCAATACCTAAATAAAGTGACCTTACCCAAAAATTGGGTAATTATTGGCGGGATTCCCCAAAGTATTGAAATCGCTCAAACTTTAGCGAGGTTCGGTTGCAATGTGACGCTGGTAGTCAAGCATCCCTATGTTTTACCTCATATTGACCCTGACATAGCCATAGTGCTTCAAGCACAGTTGGAAGTTGAAGGTGTGCGCGTCCTTACTGCCAAAGCAGTGACTCAAGTCAGACGAATTGATGATAAAAAGTGGCTTCAGGCGGGAGATAAAGCCATTGAAACTGATGAAATTTTAGTGGCGACTGGACAACAGCCAAATCTTGAATCTCTAAATTTAGCAACGGTAGGTGTGAAATGGCATGGGCGTCGTTTAGTAGTGAATGATAAACTACAAACCACCAATCACCGTATTTACGCTTGCGGTGATGTAATTGGTGGTTACGACTTTGCAAATATCGCTAATTATGAAGCAAAAATTGCTCTGAAAAATGCACTATTTTTCCCCAGGTTACGAGTAAATTATCGCTGCATTCCTTGGGGGATATTTTCAGTGCCTGTGATGGTACAAGTGGGTTTGACTGAAGCACAGGCAAAAGGCCAATTTCGCCGAGACGAATTTTTAGTTTTGCGACAATATTTTAAAACAGTGGCAGCAGCGCAACTCCGGGATGAAACCACTGGTATATGTAAATTAATTGTATTACGCAATGGCGAAATTTTGGGAGCTTCAATATTGGGGTCAGAAGCTGGAGAATTAATTAATTTGATTGCTTTGGCAATGTCCGAAAAAATTAAAATCAAAGATTTAGCAAATTTCTCTCCTATTTATCCCAGTTTTTCCGAAATTTTGGAACAAACTGTCAGAGAGTGGAATAAACAAAAGTTAAATAGCAACATTGCTTTGCAAGACTTATTGGAAGGGTTCTTTCATTTTCGCCGCAATTGGAATTTGTGA
- the cobD gene encoding threonine-phosphate decarboxylase CobD: MRQPAHGGNLAWAAALAGCPPDAILDFSASISPLGPPNSAIAAIMSQIGNIKHYPDPSYSELRLALSHFHELPPEWILPGNGSAELLTLIGRELSQLSETVLITPAFGDYYRTLAAWKAKVLECPLSLVIGQESLVMSSLSLVLDKGQKTKGKGLLLNNPHNPTGKLFSRDSILPYLEQFALVVVDEAFMDFVPPNEEQSLIGLVQEYANLVILRSLTKFYSLPGLRLGYAIAHPDSLSKWQLWRDPWPVNTLAVAAAIAALQDREFQQQTWTWLPPARNQLFQGLAKIPGLQPQASAVNFLLVESQQSTSQLQQELLKHHQILIRDCLSFKELGDRFFRVAVREESDNQRLLTALNEWGVGSGE; the protein is encoded by the coding sequence ATGCGGCAACCAGCACACGGGGGAAATTTAGCCTGGGCAGCAGCACTGGCTGGCTGTCCCCCTGATGCTATTCTGGATTTTTCTGCTAGCATCAGCCCATTGGGACCGCCAAACAGCGCGATCGCTGCTATAATGTCTCAAATTGGTAATATTAAGCACTATCCAGACCCTAGCTATAGTGAACTGAGACTAGCTCTCAGTCACTTTCATGAATTGCCGCCTGAGTGGATTCTGCCGGGTAATGGCTCAGCAGAATTACTTACTTTAATAGGTAGGGAATTATCACAATTATCCGAAACAGTTTTAATAACTCCAGCCTTTGGCGACTACTACCGAACCTTGGCAGCGTGGAAGGCTAAAGTCCTGGAGTGTCCTTTGTCATTAGTCATTGGTCAAGAGTCATTGGTTATGAGTTCTTTGTCATTAGTTCTTGACAAAGGACAAAAGACTAAGGGCAAAGGACTATTGCTAAATAATCCGCATAACCCAACGGGGAAGCTATTTTCGCGGGACTCGATTTTGCCCTATCTAGAGCAATTTGCCTTGGTAGTGGTGGATGAAGCGTTTATGGATTTTGTGCCACCGAATGAGGAACAAAGCTTAATTGGGCTGGTGCAGGAGTATGCGAATTTAGTAATATTGCGATCGCTGACAAAATTTTACAGTCTCCCAGGACTGCGACTGGGATATGCGATCGCTCACCCCGACAGCTTGTCTAAGTGGCAGCTATGGCGTGACCCCTGGCCTGTAAACACGCTAGCGGTAGCGGCGGCAATTGCGGCACTCCAAGATAGGGAGTTTCAACAGCAAACCTGGACATGGCTACCACCTGCACGAAACCAACTGTTTCAGGGATTAGCTAAAATACCAGGATTGCAACCCCAAGCAAGTGCTGTTAACTTTTTACTGGTTGAGTCTCAACAATCGACTTCGCAGTTACAGCAAGAGTTACTCAAACACCATCAGATTTTAATCCGCGATTGCCTTAGCTTTAAAGAACTAGGCGATCGCTTTTTCCGGGTTGCTGTACGTGAAGAGTCGGATAACCAACGCTTACTCACAGCGCTAAATGAGTGGGGAGTAGGGAGTGGGGAGTAG
- a CDS encoding HU family DNA-binding protein — protein sequence MNKGELVDAVAEKASVTKKQADAVLTAALETIIEAVSSGDKVTLVGFGSFESRERKAREGRNPKTNEKMEIPATKVPAFSAGKLFRERVAPPKS from the coding sequence ATGAACAAAGGTGAATTAGTTGATGCCGTAGCTGAAAAGGCTAGTGTTACCAAGAAACAAGCCGATGCTGTTTTAACTGCCGCACTGGAAACGATTATTGAAGCGGTTTCCTCTGGTGATAAAGTAACGCTGGTGGGATTTGGTTCTTTTGAATCACGGGAACGTAAAGCTCGTGAAGGTCGCAACCCGAAAACAAATGAAAAAATGGAAATTCCCGCGACGAAGGTACCAGCCTTCTCGGCAGGGAAGCTATTTAGAGAAAGGGTAGCACCCCCAAAATCATAG
- a CDS encoding Uma2 family endonuclease, which translates to MVAITTSAENRVLLHNISWQTFKTMLAEMGCQRNSRLAYDNGTIEIMTPLMPHENSNRIIEGFVVVLCEELGQEIRRAGSLTLTRDDLKQGAEPDSSYYIQNEALVRDKENIYLATDPPPDLVLEVEYSRSAIDKLRLYAAMGIPEFWRYNGSVLRLYTLAGGQYSEVQTSPTFAPVSVKEIPRFIQEAKKNGEIATTRAFRAWVQENISSKGSGG; encoded by the coding sequence ATGGTGGCGATAACAACATCCGCAGAAAATAGAGTTTTACTCCACAACATTAGCTGGCAGACTTTCAAAACCATGCTAGCTGAAATGGGTTGTCAACGTAATTCCCGACTTGCTTATGACAATGGAACTATAGAAATTATGACCCCACTCATGCCGCACGAGAACTCAAACCGTATAATTGAAGGTTTTGTTGTTGTCCTGTGTGAAGAGTTGGGACAGGAAATTAGACGTGCTGGTTCATTAACTTTAACGCGAGATGATTTAAAGCAGGGAGCTGAGCCAGACAGTAGCTACTACATCCAAAATGAAGCGTTAGTTCGAGATAAAGAAAATATTTACCTCGCCACCGACCCGCCCCCAGACCTGGTGTTAGAGGTGGAATATTCGAGGTCTGCAATAGACAAGCTGAGGCTTTATGCTGCGATGGGAATTCCTGAATTTTGGCGTTATAACGGCAGTGTGTTGCGACTTTACACGCTTGCAGGTGGGCAATACTCAGAAGTCCAAACTAGCCCTACTTTTGCGCCTGTGTCAGTGAAGGAGATTCCCCGATTTATTCAAGAAGCTAAAAAAAATGGGGAGATTGCTACTACCCGTGCTTTTCGGGCTTGGGTGCAAGAGAATATTTCTAGTAAGGGGTCTGGGGGATGA
- a CDS encoding type IV pilus secretin family protein, producing the protein MKQLHGNSFILGTAAFVFLAAQPVWAQIAQVTNVQLNAANGGVSVVLKTSSGSRPQVFTTKRGKSLVADIINTQLRLPQGNNFRQESPAPGIASVEVSQLDANSVRVTVIGSDNVPGSEPVVRSPNGITLSFNPSGGTTAASPTPTTPTSTAPPASTPAQPGQKPDVLVPNPQVTIDGQPAQAAGPGEPVSQAPPFLPRAVAPPVGDIAISATDASPSTIDLATQERVPRLVLRDAPVREVLSLLARAAGLNLAYIGSEQGGGGQQGAAAQATSQTISLDIENEPVQDVFNYVLRLSGLEANRSNRTIFVGPKLPNATRDMVMRSLRLNQVSVGVALNFLVGLGAESAVSRERQVTSVSAVPVGTGVAPITQTQTTTESRVETQRVNFTDSNPLLRGLQALGDERTNSLTLIGPPRLVEMAMTQLTQLDIRRRQVVVNVKIIDVNLLNTQDYNTSFSFGVGNNYFSNDGGAATLNFGGSRPATSSEVANSVTGTPTTTNPLSSSNIFLNNPQDANGVTGTAGVSSDPTRAGITAFTPGTPASGNSSGTPPTYTFELPTLYQFPKRFLASLQAQITNGNAKILTDPTLIVQEGQQANVKLTQEVIGNVKSETTRGDGTSIQTVTAEKTDVGLTLAVKIDRIDDNGFVSLSVAPVVKAPQSSAVLNVSGNDQTIFLVSERSLNSGLIRLRDGQTLILSGIIQDQDRTTISKIPILGDLPLIGSLFRSTNRSNERREVIVLLTPQIMDDSENSSYGYNYAPSPQVRQILERRGLKLPTGQ; encoded by the coding sequence GTGAAACAGCTTCACGGTAATAGTTTTATATTAGGTACTGCTGCTTTTGTTTTTTTGGCAGCTCAACCAGTTTGGGCACAAATTGCTCAAGTTACTAATGTACAGTTAAATGCAGCTAATGGTGGAGTTAGCGTTGTTTTGAAAACTTCTTCAGGGTCGCGTCCCCAAGTTTTCACTACTAAAAGAGGTAAGAGTTTAGTTGCAGACATTATTAATACTCAATTACGATTACCACAAGGTAATAATTTTCGTCAAGAGAGTCCAGCACCAGGAATTGCTTCGGTAGAGGTTAGTCAACTTGATGCTAATAGTGTTCGGGTGACGGTAATTGGCAGCGACAATGTACCGGGTAGTGAACCAGTGGTGCGATCGCCAAATGGAATTACACTCAGCTTTAACCCATCTGGTGGCACCACGGCCGCCTCACCAACGCCAACAACGCCAACATCCACAGCGCCGCCTGCTTCTACTCCAGCCCAACCGGGTCAAAAGCCAGACGTTCTCGTTCCCAACCCCCAAGTCACCATCGACGGACAACCGGCACAAGCCGCCGGACCAGGTGAACCTGTGAGTCAAGCTCCACCTTTCTTACCCAGAGCCGTCGCCCCACCAGTGGGAGATATTGCGATTTCTGCTACCGATGCTTCTCCTAGCACCATTGACTTGGCAACACAGGAACGCGTACCCCGCTTAGTGCTGCGAGATGCACCAGTGCGCGAAGTTTTGTCATTGCTGGCTCGTGCGGCTGGTTTAAACCTGGCTTACATCGGCAGTGAGCAAGGTGGTGGAGGTCAGCAAGGTGCTGCTGCACAAGCAACCTCTCAAACAATCTCGTTAGATATAGAAAACGAGCCAGTGCAAGATGTGTTTAACTACGTCTTGCGCTTGAGTGGTTTAGAAGCCAACCGCAGTAATCGCACGATCTTTGTAGGGCCGAAACTACCTAATGCGACCCGTGACATGGTTATGCGTAGCCTGCGACTGAATCAGGTATCAGTGGGAGTCGCACTGAATTTTTTGGTCGGCTTGGGGGCAGAAAGTGCCGTCAGCCGCGAACGACAAGTTACCAGTGTTAGTGCTGTTCCTGTGGGTACTGGAGTTGCTCCCATCACTCAAACTCAGACGACCACGGAAAGCAGAGTTGAAACTCAACGTGTTAATTTTACAGACTCAAATCCATTACTCAGAGGTCTACAGGCATTAGGAGACGAGCGCACCAATTCTCTGACTTTAATTGGGCCTCCCAGGCTAGTTGAAATGGCAATGACTCAACTAACTCAGCTGGATATCCGGCGTCGTCAAGTCGTTGTCAACGTCAAGATTATCGATGTTAACCTCTTGAACACCCAGGACTACAACACTAGCTTTTCCTTTGGGGTTGGAAACAACTACTTTAGCAATGATGGTGGTGCAGCAACTCTGAATTTTGGTGGTTCCAGACCAGCTACAAGTAGTGAAGTGGCAAATAGTGTAACTGGTACACCAACAACCACTAATCCACTGAGTAGCTCGAATATTTTTCTGAACAACCCACAAGATGCCAATGGAGTTACGGGTACTGCGGGTGTTAGCTCCGATCCGACAAGGGCGGGTATTACAGCATTTACACCAGGAACTCCAGCATCTGGTAACAGTTCTGGAACTCCTCCTACCTATACATTTGAATTGCCAACGTTATATCAATTCCCTAAACGTTTTCTTGCTAGTTTGCAGGCTCAGATTACAAATGGTAACGCTAAGATACTGACCGATCCAACCTTAATTGTGCAAGAAGGTCAGCAGGCTAATGTGAAACTGACCCAGGAAGTCATAGGAAACGTTAAGAGCGAAACCACTCGTGGTGATGGTACCTCTATACAAACAGTTACAGCTGAAAAAACAGATGTGGGTTTAACCCTAGCTGTTAAAATTGACAGAATTGACGACAATGGTTTTGTTTCCTTATCAGTAGCTCCCGTTGTCAAAGCACCTCAATCTTCAGCTGTGCTGAATGTTTCAGGTAATGACCAAACAATATTTTTGGTGTCTGAACGTTCTCTGAATTCTGGCTTAATTCGCTTACGTGATGGTCAGACGCTAATTCTGAGTGGTATTATTCAAGACCAAGACCGGACAACTATCTCCAAGATTCCTATTTTGGGCGATCTTCCTTTAATTGGTTCGCTCTTTAGAAGTACAAACCGATCCAATGAGCGCAGAGAGGTAATTGTGTTGCTCACGCCTCAGATTATGGATGACTCTGAGAACTCCTCCTACGGCTATAACTACGCCCCCAGTCCACAGGTGCGGCAAATTCTTGAGCGTCGGGGCTTGAAGCTTCCTACTGGGCAGTAA
- a CDS encoding pilus assembly protein PilO, which produces MTLSDDLNFAEHAGELDAATPASPVLFGIAFTPKIIGILVGVIGLAGAGYILLNLLMPAWESYQQQQAKATELQGQIEQKKLNIKQIDKVKEELAQAKQQKVQVLGLFANEKTLDTLLLDLNRLVESGNAQTPISGVKAKLKRFVPVSQKPEPIIDGSLGKQVDGKLQRSSISAEITGTYEQTQSIIRNIERLQPLLIVKDYQSNLAPAESRSPTDKTPVRVGPAAINTSFQLQVLMPLSPEEIAAAAAKAAPKK; this is translated from the coding sequence ATGACGCTGAGTGATGATTTAAATTTTGCCGAACACGCCGGAGAATTAGATGCAGCAACCCCAGCATCCCCTGTGCTATTTGGCATTGCTTTCACACCAAAAATTATTGGAATTTTAGTGGGGGTAATTGGTTTAGCTGGAGCAGGTTATATATTGTTAAACCTGTTGATGCCAGCTTGGGAAAGCTATCAGCAACAGCAAGCAAAAGCCACAGAACTCCAAGGGCAAATTGAGCAAAAGAAACTTAATATCAAACAGATTGACAAGGTGAAAGAGGAACTAGCACAGGCAAAACAGCAAAAAGTCCAGGTTTTAGGTTTATTTGCTAATGAGAAAACCTTGGATACATTGCTGTTGGATCTGAACCGCTTAGTTGAGTCTGGGAACGCTCAAACTCCGATTAGTGGAGTGAAAGCCAAACTCAAGAGGTTTGTGCCAGTTTCCCAAAAACCAGAACCAATTATCGATGGAAGTCTAGGAAAACAGGTTGACGGCAAACTGCAACGCAGCAGTATCAGTGCCGAAATTACAGGAACCTATGAACAAACACAATCGATAATTCGTAACATTGAGCGTTTACAGCCTTTGTTGATAGTTAAAGATTATCAATCAAATTTAGCTCCAGCTGAGTCCAGATCCCCAACAGATAAAACACCGGTGCGGGTCGGACCAGCAGCGATTAATACATCATTCCAATTACAGGTATTGATGCCACTTAGTCCAGAAGAAATAGCAGCCGCAGCAGCTAAGGCTGCACCCAAAAAGTAG
- a CDS encoding PilN domain-containing protein: MYSLDVNFLKDRPAYQKKPEKKGGVSLRLPGGNLTPIYVGVALGVGLPGLLGVGWWLLQGKVVELDGTIAQLDQESKRLDTEIGNLNKIKAETSAIKGETQALVTVFDQIRPWSAMLQDLRDRIPAAVQIENIRQIPPIPVAEGKPPNNPAGGLEITGLARSFNDVNDFLLSLQQSRFLKSSESRIITASLVDAPITSGVAQPAPGVTIKPPQVVKYTIQSSMNDVPASELIRELEKKGTVGLVTRIRTMQQTGVISK; this comes from the coding sequence ATGTACAGTTTGGATGTTAACTTTCTTAAAGATCGCCCAGCATATCAGAAAAAACCTGAGAAAAAGGGAGGAGTATCCCTACGTCTTCCTGGAGGGAATTTAACACCAATATATGTGGGAGTTGCACTTGGTGTAGGCCTACCAGGTTTATTAGGAGTTGGTTGGTGGTTGTTGCAAGGGAAGGTTGTTGAGCTAGATGGCACAATAGCACAGCTAGATCAAGAAAGCAAGAGGCTAGATACAGAGATCGGAAATCTGAATAAAATCAAGGCAGAGACGAGCGCAATTAAGGGGGAAACCCAGGCTTTAGTCACTGTATTTGACCAAATTCGCCCTTGGTCTGCCATGCTGCAAGATTTGCGCGATCGCATTCCCGCAGCAGTGCAAATTGAGAACATCAGGCAAATCCCACCCATTCCGGTGGCGGAAGGTAAACCACCCAATAATCCAGCAGGGGGATTAGAAATTACCGGATTGGCTCGTTCTTTTAACGATGTCAATGATTTCTTATTGAGTTTGCAACAGTCTCGCTTTTTAAAGTCTTCAGAAAGCAGAATTATTACGGCAAGCTTAGTAGACGCTCCCATCACATCAGGTGTAGCTCAACCAGCTCCTGGTGTAACAATTAAGCCTCCACAAGTCGTTAAATACACCATTCAATCGAGCATGAATGATGTTCCCGCTTCGGAATTAATTCGGGAGTTGGAGAAAAAAGGCACAGTGGGGCTGGTGACTCGAATTCGTACTATGCAACAAACAGGAGTCATTTCAAAATGA
- the pilM gene encoding type IV pilus assembly protein PilM, whose translation MVKSFNSLFGKSNKGVGIELAPERVNVVQLRKQRQGLKLEILTSVPVPEGVVTDGQITDPPAMAQLIQEALAQSKIKVSRVATGVPGRDSIVRLIPVPAELDDKELREMVLNHEAGLYLPYPREEADVDYQKLGYFVDEDGIEKVQVLLVATRKEITDTYISTFEQAGLQIDVLEINSFALIRTIRDQLRQFGPQEAAVLVDIEFDSTEIAIIVNGVPQFSRTVPIGTYQMQTALARAMSLPTSRDMEMLQGMVITPTPIDGGKTGVTELNPGMAAILRVLGELTDELRRSIDFYLNQSENLEVAQILLAGPGGGLQQLDEFFTQRLSLPTIQIDPIGALSLEVDSDKYPQVQRSGLAIVLGLGMREV comes from the coding sequence GTGGTGAAAAGCTTCAATAGTCTGTTTGGCAAATCAAATAAAGGGGTCGGTATTGAACTCGCTCCCGAACGAGTAAATGTAGTTCAGCTACGCAAGCAGCGTCAAGGCTTAAAACTAGAAATTTTGACATCAGTACCAGTCCCCGAAGGCGTAGTTACCGATGGTCAAATTACCGACCCTCCAGCAATGGCGCAGTTAATCCAGGAAGCGCTAGCCCAAAGCAAAATCAAAGTTTCTCGTGTTGCTACCGGTGTACCAGGACGAGATTCTATTGTTCGTCTGATACCAGTGCCAGCAGAGTTAGATGACAAAGAACTGCGTGAAATGGTGCTAAACCATGAAGCAGGTTTGTATTTACCTTATCCTCGTGAAGAGGCTGATGTAGATTATCAGAAACTTGGGTATTTTGTAGATGAAGATGGCATTGAAAAAGTACAGGTACTGTTAGTTGCTACCCGCAAGGAGATAACAGATACTTACATCAGTACATTCGAGCAGGCAGGATTACAAATCGATGTTTTAGAAATTAACAGTTTTGCTCTCATTCGGACTATTCGCGATCAATTGCGACAATTTGGCCCGCAGGAAGCAGCAGTACTAGTTGATATCGAGTTCGACAGCACAGAAATTGCCATTATCGTGAACGGAGTACCGCAATTTTCCCGCACGGTACCCATAGGAACTTATCAAATGCAAACTGCCCTCGCTAGGGCAATGAGCTTACCTACATCACGAGATATGGAAATGTTACAGGGAATGGTCATTACCCCAACTCCCATAGATGGCGGCAAAACCGGCGTCACCGAACTTAATCCTGGTATGGCAGCCATCTTGAGAGTATTGGGGGAACTAACAGATGAACTGCGTCGTTCCATCGATTTTTACCTCAATCAAAGTGAAAATTTGGAGGTAGCACAAATTTTATTAGCTGGGCCTGGAGGCGGACTCCAACAGCTTGATGAATTCTTTACCCAACGGCTAAGTCTGCCAACTATCCAAATAGATCCAATTGGGGCTTTGTCTTTGGAAGTTGACAGCGACAAATATCCACAAGTACAACGGTCTGGGTTGGCGATCGTACTTGGTCTAGGAATGCGGGAGGTGTAG
- a CDS encoding ABC transporter substrate-binding protein, with the protein MIQLRKFKQLTALVLLGLLTSWIVSCGTGNVGTNTKQTTSGVATVEFWTMQLQPQFTDYFKNLIANFETQNSGIKVNWVDVPWAAMENKILTAVSGKTPPDVVNLNPGFASQLAGRNAWLDLDTKVPNDVRSSYLPNIWKASTLNGKSFGIPWYLTTRLTIYNTDLLKQAGINKPPATYAELAQIAQQIKDKTGKYAFFVTFVPQDSGEVLESFVQMGVTLIDAQGKAAFNSPQGKAAFQYWVDLYKKGLLPKEALTQGHRHAIDLYQSGETALLASGPEFLKAIANNAPKIAQASEIAPQLTGDTGKKNVAVMNIVIPRDSKQPDNAVKFALFVTNDENQLAFAKAANVLPSTIKALSDSYFKDVPANASPIDKARVITAKQLQQAEILTPTLKDFNKLQKAVYENLQAAMLGEKTVDKAVEDAAQQWDNR; encoded by the coding sequence ATGATTCAATTGCGAAAATTTAAACAACTTACTGCTTTAGTACTGCTTGGTTTGTTAACTAGTTGGATTGTAAGTTGTGGTACAGGTAATGTTGGTACAAATACAAAACAAACTACTTCAGGAGTAGCAACTGTTGAGTTTTGGACGATGCAACTGCAACCTCAATTTACTGACTACTTCAAAAACCTGATTGCGAATTTTGAAACGCAAAATTCAGGTATAAAGGTTAACTGGGTTGATGTACCTTGGGCAGCAATGGAGAACAAAATATTAACAGCTGTCTCCGGAAAAACGCCACCTGATGTTGTTAATCTCAATCCCGGTTTTGCTTCCCAACTTGCGGGACGGAATGCTTGGTTAGATTTGGACACAAAGGTTCCAAATGATGTACGCTCCTCCTATCTACCGAATATCTGGAAGGCAAGCACGCTTAATGGTAAGAGTTTTGGAATTCCCTGGTATCTCACCACACGGTTAACCATTTATAACACCGATTTATTAAAACAGGCAGGTATCAATAAACCACCTGCAACTTACGCAGAATTGGCACAAATAGCGCAACAAATTAAAGATAAGACTGGGAAATATGCCTTTTTTGTGACATTTGTACCGCAAGATTCCGGGGAAGTGCTGGAATCTTTTGTGCAGATGGGAGTGACTTTAATAGATGCCCAAGGTAAAGCCGCGTTTAATTCGCCACAAGGGAAAGCTGCATTTCAGTATTGGGTGGACTTGTATAAAAAAGGTTTGCTGCCTAAAGAGGCTTTGACTCAAGGACATCGCCACGCGATCGATTTATACCAATCTGGAGAAACGGCGCTTCTAGCTTCAGGGCCAGAGTTTCTCAAAGCGATCGCTAATAATGCCCCGAAAATTGCTCAAGCTTCAGAAATAGCACCCCAACTCACTGGTGACACAGGCAAAAAAAATGTCGCGGTAATGAACATAGTTATTCCGCGTGACAGCAAACAACCTGACAACGCCGTGAAGTTTGCTTTATTTGTTACTAATGACGAAAATCAGTTAGCTTTTGCAAAAGCCGCAAATGTTCTACCTTCTACAATCAAAGCATTATCTGATAGCTACTTTAAAGATGTTCCAGCTAATGCTTCACCAATAGACAAAGCACGAGTTATCACTGCCAAACAACTGCAACAAGCAGAAATATTAACTCCTACTTTGAAGGATTTTAATAAACTGCAAAAAGCAGTTTACGAGAACTTGCAAGCAGCAATGTTAGGCGAAAAAACTGTAGATAAAGCTGTAGAAGATGCTGCTCAACAGTGGGACAACAGATAA